The genomic interval ATTTGCTCGATATAACGTTCAAAGGTTTTTTCATAATAGGATACACGGGAAGGCGACAGGGGCTGTCTTTCTGGCTTGTAAGATCTTTTTTGAGGAGGTCTGATTGAGCTACTTCCCGGGACAGGAACATTTGTAAAGTGAATTACTCCGTTTTCGTCAACATATTGATATATTTCAGCACAGCAGTCACCGTAACACACCAGCCCCACTATCAGCATTGCCGTCACAAGCCAAGGGATCCTCATTGCAGAAACAGCCCCCTCTTCATGATTATTTGCACTCTTCCACCTTCTTCCAGTCACACATGAACTTTTCTATGCCTGCGTCGGTGAGAGGGTGCTTGAGCAGTTGCTCGATGACCTTAAAGGGTATGGTTGCAATATCTGCCCCCATTTTTGCGGCCTCCAGAACATGGAGAGGGTTCCGAATGCTTGCTACAATGATCTCGGTTTCTATCAGGTAGTTTGAGTATATGTCCACAACCTCTCTTATCAGGTTCATTCCCGGTGACGCTATGTCGTCAAGCCGGCCCACAAAAGGGCTTACATAGGTTGCTCCGGCTTTGGCTGCAAGAAGAGCCTGGAGAGGTGAAAACACAAGAGTTACGTTAGTTTTTATGCCTTTTTCAGAAAGAACCTTCACCGCCTTAAGACCTTCTTTGGTCATGGGGATTTTCACAACCACATGAGGATCTATGGCCGCAAGTTCTTCAGCTTCGGCAATAAGATCTTCTGCCCTTGTGCTTACGGCTTCTGCGCTCACCGGACCTTTAACCAGCTCGCAAATGGCCTTGATGTGTTTCTTGAAGCCCTCACGGCCAGATATGCCTTCTTTGGCTACAAGTGTGGGATTTGTGGTTACTCCGTCCAGAACTCCCAGTTCATGGGCAGCCCGAATTTCGTCCAGGTTGGCCGTGTCGATGAAGAATTTCATGGGAATCTGCCTCCTCAGCTTTTTTATCTCTCTTCGGAAGTGCCCGTGCGTGCAAGAAACGCCTTGCGGCACTCTTCACTGCAAAAGTAATAGGTTTCACCGTTAATATCGGTTTTAACTCCGCGATCCTTCACGAAGTAAACACCACACTGGGGATCCTGCACCAGCTCTGCACTTTCAAGAGGTTTCCTTCCTGACATGGTATCCCGAATTTCATCCTTTTTTCGCTTTGATTTCCACCATCTGAAGACCAGATAGGCGACTGCAAGATAAATTATCAGCCGAATCATAGATACTCCACCTTTCTTACTTCCTGTCCTTCTTCTGAAATTCCGGTAAGGAGTTCTTTAACCGTAATTCCCAGGACGGGGTGTCTGAGCTCGGGGACGAGTTCGCAGAGTGGTACCAGAACGAACCTTCTTCTGTGTAGCTCTGGATGAGGGATTGTCAGGCCCGGTAGTTCGACGATCTCGTCCCCGTAAAAGAGAATGTCCAGATCGACCGTTCTGGGTCCCCACTTGAAGTCCCGGACCCTTCCCATTTCGGACTCTATCTTCTGAAGGTTCTCCAGCAGTTGTAGAGGTGCGAGAAGGGTTGACCCTTCAGCCACTCCATTAACGAACCAGGCCTGTTCTCTATATCCTACCGGCTCCGTAAAGTACCAGGACGATACGCGCTTAAGCTGAAATCCCTCGAGCCCGGAAAGCCTTTCAACTGCTTCTTCACACATCCTGTGGGGGTTGTTCATATTGCTTCCTATGCCGATGTACACATCAACCAAGGTTTTTCAAACTCCCAGTTTTTTGATTCTCTCGATGGCTTCCTCAATTCGCTCCACCGGAACCGTAAGGGCAAACCTTACGTAACCTTCACCGGGTTCTCCGAAACCGTTTCCGGGGGTTGTTACTATCCCGGCTTCTTTCAAAAGCCTCATCGAAAAATCCGTTGAGGTCGTGTTTTCAGGTATTCGGCACCAGACGTAAAAGGTTGCCTTCGGAACTATTGGCTTAAGACCGGCCGATCGTAAACCGGCCACCAGCACATCCCGCCGCTCTTTGTAAATCCTGCAGTTTTCCTCAACACAGGTCTGATCACCTTCCAGTGCGGCTATGCCGGCCATCTGAACGGCATTAAAGGCCCCGGAGTCAATGTTGCTTTTAACCTGTCCCAGTCCCTGTATGA from Thermodesulforhabdus norvegica carries:
- the fsa gene encoding fructose-6-phosphate aldolase: MKFFIDTANLDEIRAAHELGVLDGVTTNPTLVAKEGISGREGFKKHIKAICELVKGPVSAEAVSTRAEDLIAEAEELAAIDPHVVVKIPMTKEGLKAVKVLSEKGIKTNVTLVFSPLQALLAAKAGATYVSPFVGRLDDIASPGMNLIREVVDIYSNYLIETEIIVASIRNPLHVLEAAKMGADIATIPFKVIEQLLKHPLTDAGIEKFMCDWKKVEECK
- a CDS encoding YHS domain-containing protein, translating into MIRLIIYLAVAYLVFRWWKSKRKKDEIRDTMSGRKPLESAELVQDPQCGVYFVKDRGVKTDINGETYYFCSEECRKAFLARTGTSEER
- the folK gene encoding 2-amino-4-hydroxy-6-hydroxymethyldihydropteridine diphosphokinase, which codes for MYIGIGSNMNNPHRMCEEAVERLSGLEGFQLKRVSSWYFTEPVGYREQAWFVNGVAEGSTLLAPLQLLENLQKIESEMGRVRDFKWGPRTVDLDILFYGDEIVELPGLTIPHPELHRRRFVLVPLCELVPELRHPVLGITVKELLTGISEEGQEVRKVEYL